Proteins encoded together in one Janthinobacterium tructae window:
- a CDS encoding AsmA family protein, protein MTRSTPLKILGWSLAALLALIALLVIFVLTFDWNRARPYINEKVSESTGRSFVIAGDLQVKWKRGLKTEPGWRRYVPRPVISAQDVRMSNPDWATAGPQLASAKRIDVALHPLPLLQHRVVLTDLALEAPNIALQRRADGSNSWTLKDNGPSPWEVEIQRMAFGDGAIRYLDEGIALDLRAKVSSTAPDATPGDAPGSAPVEKYGIEFTLGGSYRKTPVTGGGKAGAVLSLTDNNTVYPVQAHAVLGKNKASIAGTLTDPRSLSGIDLQLSLAGASMADLYPLTGVLLPETPDYATRGRLLGKKDGASWSWTYQNFKGTVGQSDLAGTLQYLPRQPRPLLRGEVTSQQLRLEDLGPTIGADSNAQKQARGKAAVQPDNKALPVEQFNTAKWNALDADVKFTGKKLVRTHDIPLNDVVANIHMKDKVLSLTPLNFGMAGGDITSNITLDGRQKTIAAQAKVTARHLKIRELFPKLQSMQASFGEVYGDAALTGHGNSVSAMLASTNGELAATVSEGSVSQFMLELAGLNLANAVFVKIFGDKQVHLNCLASDFAVTNGQADVRRFVLDTDTAVVNVTGNVNLASETLDLDVRPRTKGARIITLRTPLYAKGTFKNPDVGPQKGPLALKAGAAVALATIVTPLAALLPLVNVDKAPDTDCAAVMAQANATRKAPTSPATKAPAKKVSEADIKKAQQEKK, encoded by the coding sequence ATGACACGCTCGACACCCCTGAAAATCCTCGGCTGGAGCCTGGCCGCCCTGCTGGCCCTGATCGCCCTCCTCGTCATCTTCGTGCTGACCTTCGACTGGAACCGCGCCCGCCCCTACATCAACGAGAAAGTGTCGGAAAGCACGGGCCGCAGCTTCGTCATCGCAGGTGACCTGCAAGTCAAATGGAAGCGAGGATTGAAGACGGAGCCGGGCTGGCGTCGCTATGTGCCGCGCCCTGTCATCAGCGCGCAGGACGTGCGCATGAGCAACCCGGACTGGGCCACGGCAGGCCCGCAACTGGCCAGCGCGAAACGCATCGACGTGGCCCTCCATCCACTGCCCCTGTTGCAGCATCGCGTGGTGCTGACGGACCTGGCGCTCGAGGCGCCAAACATTGCCCTGCAGCGGCGCGCCGACGGCAGCAATAGCTGGACCTTGAAGGATAACGGCCCTTCGCCATGGGAGGTGGAAATCCAGCGCATGGCCTTTGGCGACGGCGCCATCCGTTACCTCGACGAGGGCATCGCGCTGGACTTGCGCGCCAAGGTCAGCTCGACGGCGCCCGACGCCACGCCGGGCGACGCGCCGGGCAGCGCCCCCGTGGAAAAATACGGCATTGAATTTACCCTGGGCGGCAGCTACCGCAAGACGCCCGTGACGGGCGGCGGCAAGGCCGGCGCCGTGCTGTCCCTGACCGACAACAACACCGTCTATCCCGTGCAGGCGCACGCCGTGCTGGGCAAGAACAAGGCCAGCATCGCCGGCACCCTGACGGATCCGCGCTCATTGTCGGGCATCGATTTGCAGCTGAGCCTGGCCGGCGCCAGCATGGCCGACCTGTACCCGCTGACGGGCGTGCTGCTGCCGGAAACGCCGGACTACGCCACCAGGGGTCGATTGCTGGGCAAGAAGGATGGCGCCAGCTGGAGCTGGACGTACCAGAACTTCAAGGGCACGGTGGGCCAGAGCGACCTGGCCGGCACCCTGCAATACCTGCCGCGCCAGCCGCGTCCCTTGCTGCGCGGCGAAGTGACGTCGCAGCAACTGCGCCTGGAAGACCTGGGCCCCACCATCGGCGCGGACAGCAATGCGCAGAAACAGGCGCGCGGCAAGGCCGCCGTGCAGCCCGACAACAAAGCCTTGCCCGTGGAACAGTTCAACACGGCCAAATGGAATGCGCTCGACGCCGACGTGAAGTTTACCGGCAAGAAATTGGTGCGCACGCACGATATCCCGCTCAACGACGTCGTCGCCAACATCCACATGAAAGACAAGGTACTGAGCCTGACGCCGCTCAACTTCGGCATGGCCGGTGGCGACATCACTTCGAATATCACGCTCGATGGCCGTCAAAAGACCATCGCCGCGCAAGCCAAGGTGACGGCACGCCACCTCAAGATTCGCGAACTGTTTCCCAAGCTGCAATCGATGCAAGCGAGTTTCGGCGAGGTGTATGGCGACGCGGCCCTCACGGGCCACGGCAATTCCGTCTCGGCCATGCTGGCCAGCACCAATGGCGAGCTGGCGGCCACTGTCAGCGAAGGCTCCGTCAGCCAGTTCATGCTGGAACTGGCCGGCCTGAACCTGGCCAATGCCGTCTTCGTGAAAATCTTCGGCGACAAGCAAGTCCACCTGAACTGTCTGGCCAGCGATTTCGCCGTCACGAATGGCCAGGCCGACGTGCGCCGCTTCGTGCTCGACACGGACACGGCCGTCGTGAATGTCACGGGCAACGTCAACCTGGCAAGCGAAACCCTGGACCTCGACGTGCGCCCGCGTACCAAGGGTGCCCGCATCATCACCCTGCGCACGCCGCTGTACGCGAAAGGCACGTTCAAGAATCCGGACGTGGGCCCGCAAAAAGGTCCGTTGGCATTAAAAGCCGGCGCCGCCGTGGCGCTGGCCACCATCGTCACGCCGCTGGCCGCCCTGCTGCCGCTGGTCAACGTCGACAAAGCCCCCGACACGGACTGCGCCGCTGTCATGGCGCAAGCGAACGCCACGCGCAAGGCGCCCACTTCACCGGCGACAAAGGCACCGGCGAAAAAAGTCAGCGAAGCGGACATCAAAAAGGCCCAGCAGGAAAAGAAATAG
- a CDS encoding ArsR/SmtB family transcription factor, giving the protein MTLQAGPLTSTAAIAALAALAQESRLAVFRLLVQTGPEGMAATKIAEALAIAPSSLSFHLKELAHADLVTASKAGRSIIYAANYAGMNGLLAFLSENCCAGAPCCVSEPHLLKETTT; this is encoded by the coding sequence ATGACGCTGCAAGCCGGGCCGCTGACGAGCACGGCTGCCATCGCGGCGCTGGCGGCGCTGGCGCAGGAATCGCGGCTGGCTGTGTTCCGCCTGCTGGTGCAGACGGGGCCGGAGGGCATGGCCGCGACGAAAATCGCCGAGGCGCTGGCCATTGCGCCATCGTCGCTGTCGTTTCACCTGAAGGAACTGGCGCACGCCGATCTGGTGACGGCGAGCAAGGCGGGCCGCTCCATCATTTATGCCGCCAACTATGCGGGCATGAACGGCTTGCTGGCCTTTTTGAGCGAGAACTGCTGCGCTGGCGCGCCTTGCTGCGTCAGCGAACCACATTTACTGAAGGAAACCACGACATGA
- the arsC gene encoding arsenate reductase (glutaredoxin) (This arsenate reductase requires both glutathione and glutaredoxin to convert arsenate to arsenite, after which the efflux transporter formed by ArsA and ArsB can extrude the arsenite from the cell, providing resistance.), with protein sequence MTITIYHNTACGTSRNTLALIRNTGVEPVIIDYVKHPPSHEELVDLVKRAGLSVRAVMRDKGTLYDELGLANPELSDAALLDAMQAHPILINRPIVVTELGVRLCRPSEKVLEILPLPQQGAFVKEDGQAVVGADGKPVV encoded by the coding sequence ATGACGATCACCATTTATCACAACACGGCGTGCGGCACCTCGCGCAACACCCTGGCCCTGATCCGCAACACGGGCGTCGAGCCCGTCATCATCGATTACGTCAAGCACCCACCATCGCACGAGGAACTGGTCGACCTGGTCAAGCGTGCTGGCCTGTCCGTGCGCGCCGTGATGCGCGACAAGGGCACCCTGTACGATGAGCTGGGCCTCGCGAATCCCGAGCTGAGCGATGCGGCCCTGCTCGATGCCATGCAAGCCCATCCTATCTTGATCAACCGCCCCATCGTCGTCACGGAACTCGGCGTGCGCCTGTGCCGGCCGTCGGAAAAAGTGCTGGAGATCCTGCCGCTGCCGCAGCAAGGGGCATTCGTCAAGGAAGACGGCCAGGCCGTGGTGGGCGCCGACGGCAAGCCGGTGGTCTGA
- the arsH gene encoding arsenical resistance protein ArsH, with product MANELPNISAAHLDLPSLDKLAPVNASTHAPRILLLYGSLRERSYSKLLTLEAERILRHFGAETRVFDPHGLPMVDSVSPEHPKVQELRALSLWSEGQVWCSPERHGAVTGVFKSQIDWLPLETGSVRPTQGRTLAVMQVSGGSQSFNAVNGLRVLGRWMRMVTIPNQSSVAKAYQEFDEAGRMKPSPYYERLVDVMEELYKFTLLVRDRRDYLGSRYSERLEAEPAIVQALAGAAMEHERSSGT from the coding sequence CTGGCCAATGAGTTACCGAATATCAGCGCTGCGCACCTGGATCTGCCCAGCCTGGATAAATTGGCGCCGGTCAACGCTTCCACGCATGCGCCGCGCATCCTGCTGCTGTATGGCTCCTTGCGCGAACGCTCGTACAGCAAGCTGCTGACACTGGAAGCGGAACGCATCCTGCGCCACTTTGGCGCCGAGACGCGCGTGTTCGATCCGCACGGCTTGCCCATGGTCGACAGCGTCTCGCCCGAGCATCCGAAAGTGCAGGAGCTGCGCGCGCTGTCGCTGTGGTCCGAAGGGCAAGTGTGGTGTAGCCCCGAGCGGCATGGCGCCGTCACGGGCGTGTTCAAATCGCAGATCGACTGGCTGCCGCTGGAAACGGGCAGCGTGCGGCCCACGCAGGGACGCACCCTTGCAGTGATGCAAGTGTCGGGCGGTTCGCAATCGTTCAACGCCGTCAACGGCTTGCGCGTGCTGGGACGCTGGATGCGCATGGTGACTATCCCGAACCAGTCTTCGGTCGCCAAGGCGTATCAGGAATTCGACGAGGCGGGCCGCATGAAACCGTCGCCGTATTACGAGCGTCTGGTCGATGTGATGGAAGAGCTGTATAAATTTACCCTGTTGGTGCGCGACCGCCGTGATTACCTGGGCAGCCGCTACAGCGAACGGCTGGAGGCGGAGCCGGCCATCGTGCAGGCATTGGCGGGCGCGGCGATGGAGCACGAACGCAGCAGCGGCACATAA
- the ispB gene encoding octaprenyl diphosphate synthase: protein MDAVNTVIRQKLHSDVILINQIAEYIISAGGKRIRPVLILLVANAHAYRGTAHHELAAVVEFIHTATLLHDDVVDESSMRRGRQTANALFGNAASVLVGDFLHSRSFQLMVSLNNMRVMQILSDATNVIAEGEVLQLLNMHDPDVTQESYLNVIRSKTAKLFEASAQLGALIAGASEDDIEAAAEYGRSLGTAFQLIDDVLDYAGDATEIGKNVGDDLREGKPTMPLIWLMENGTPEQRELVRSCIEQGDEQHFDAILAAITSSGALDYTRKQAEIAGKRAADAIAGWPDSVYKQSMLQLCSFAVDRNH, encoded by the coding sequence ATGGACGCAGTCAATACGGTGATCCGCCAAAAACTGCACTCCGACGTGATTCTGATTAACCAGATCGCTGAATACATCATCAGTGCAGGCGGTAAACGCATCCGTCCCGTGCTGATTTTGCTGGTGGCCAATGCCCACGCCTATCGCGGCACGGCGCACCATGAACTGGCTGCCGTGGTCGAATTCATCCATACCGCCACCCTGCTGCACGACGATGTCGTCGATGAATCGTCGATGCGCCGCGGACGCCAGACGGCCAACGCCCTGTTCGGCAATGCGGCCTCGGTACTGGTGGGTGACTTCCTGCACTCGCGCTCGTTCCAGCTGATGGTATCGCTGAACAATATGCGCGTCATGCAAATCCTCTCCGACGCCACCAACGTGATCGCCGAAGGCGAAGTGCTGCAGTTGCTGAACATGCACGATCCGGATGTGACGCAAGAGAGCTACCTGAACGTCATCCGCTCGAAGACAGCCAAGCTGTTCGAAGCGTCGGCGCAACTGGGCGCCCTGATCGCCGGCGCCAGCGAAGACGATATCGAAGCGGCTGCCGAATACGGCCGCTCGCTGGGCACGGCATTCCAGCTGATCGACGACGTACTCGACTATGCAGGCGACGCCACCGAAATCGGCAAGAACGTGGGAGACGACTTGCGCGAAGGCAAACCGACCATGCCGCTGATCTGGCTGATGGAAAACGGCACGCCAGAGCAACGCGAACTGGTGCGCAGCTGCATCGAGCAAGGCGACGAACAGCATTTCGACGCCATCCTGGCCGCCATCACCAGCAGCGGCGCCCTCGACTACACGCGCAAGCAGGCGGAAATCGCCGGCAAGCGCGCCGCCGATGCCATCGCCGGCTGGCCGGACAGCGTCTACAAGCAATCCATGCTGCAACTGTGCTCGTTTGCCGTGGACCGCAATCACTGA